Below is a window of Candidatus Saccharimonadales bacterium DNA.
ACTTCAACGGCTTTGTTCAAATAGTTGATGATTTAAACGGCGTCGTTATTGATGTTGAAAACACGCTTGATGACCGCAGCTATCCGGTGCCGGGCAAAGAGACCGCGACCACAACCGAACGCTACCAACACTTGCATATTCCGGCCGGGCGGCAGAAAATGGATGGAGAACTGGCGCTTAAATATGTGCGCTCGCGTTCGGCCATCGGCGCGGAAGGCTCTGACTTTGCCCGCAGCAAGCGGCAGCAAAACTTACTCTTGGCAATCAAAGATAAGGTGGTAAGCTTTGGAACACTGGCCAATCCAATCCGGATTTCAAACCTGATGGAAACATTCAGTCAACACTTCACCTCCAACCTGGAGCTGTGGGAAATTTCGCGCCTGCTAAAACTCGCTAAAAATGTGGACGAAGAAAACATTACGCGAATCGTATTTGATGATTCCCCGGACGGCCTGCTTCAAGCCAGCCTAACCGCTGACGGGGCATTTGTCCTGACTCCCAAAGCCGGTGATTTTTCCGAGCTCCAGGCCGTGGTTCACAATGTATTTAACCCCGACCAGCCGGCCAAGCTGCGGCCGCAAAAAGTTGAAATCCAAAACGGAACCCGGGTTAACGGCCTGGCCTATGACGTTTCCCTATACCTGCAAAGCCTGGGATTTAACGTGATTAAAACCGGTAATGCCCCGACCCAAGACTATGCCAGAACCGTGGTGTATGATCTGAAAAAAAATGATGTTGAAAATAAAACCCGGGAAATAGTCGAGCTTTTAAACGCCGATCAGGCTCCGACCCTGCCCGAATGGCTGACGGCGACCAGCAGCACGCTGGTGAGCCCGAATGCCGATATTGTTATTATTCTCGGCCAAGACCAACGACCATGACGACTCAACCGACCGTTACAAAAACGCAGCAACTTCCAAGCGTGGTGATTGTCGGCCGAATTAACGTCGGCAAGTCACGACTTTTTAACCGCCTGACCAGCGCCAGCCAGACATTAGTTTCGCCAATTGGCGGCACAACCCGCGACCGCAATATTGGCCGGGTAACCTGGCGCGGTAAAACATTTGAACTTGTTGACACGGGCGGAGTCGATGTTAGTTTAATTAAAGAAAG
It encodes the following:
- a CDS encoding LCP family protein; the encoded protein is YRCFKTMQEPNFEPIRPAEPTQLQPRRRLRLISTGIIYLLIIFGIVGVVFSFGVISSGEKLSKSFGNIGLVDQLKRLVGAGDRTLQGESENRINILLIGMGGSGHDGPYLADTMQLVSFQPEDGSVALTSIPRDLLAPIPGYGLRKINNANAFGEVQNPGAGGELATQVVSQILDLPIPYYARIDFNGFVQIVDDLNGVVIDVENTLDDRSYPVPGKETATTTERYQHLHIPAGRQKMDGELALKYVRSRSAIGAEGSDFARSKRQQNLLLAIKDKVVSFGTLANPIRISNLMETFSQHFTSNLELWEISRLLKLAKNVDEENITRIVFDDSPDGLLQASLTADGAFVLTPKAGDFSELQAVVHNVFNPDQPAKLRPQKVEIQNGTRVNGLAYDVSLYLQSLGFNVIKTGNAPTQDYARTVVYDLKKNDVENKTREIVELLNADQAPTLPEWLTATSSTLVSPNADIVIILGQDQRP
- a CDS encoding GTPase; translation: MTTQPTVTKTQQLPSVVIVGRINVGKSRLFNRLTSASQTLVSPIGGTTRDRNIGRVTWRGKTFELVDTGGVDVSLIKE